The bacterium genomic sequence CGTGGACGTCATCGACCTTTACTACCAGCACCGGGTCGACCCGGAAACGCCCATCGAGGAGACGGTCGGCGCCATGGCGGATCTGGTGCGCCTGGGGAAAGTCCGTTATCTGGGGCTGTCGGAGGCGGCGCCCGAGACGATCCGCAGGGCGTGCGCCGTTCATCCGATCACGGCGCTGCAGACGGAGTATTCGCTCTGGACCCGCGATCCCGAGCCCGAAGTGCTCCCGACCTGCCGCGAAAAAAACATGGCCTTCGTCGCTTACAGCCCGCTGGGCAGGGGGGCATTGACCGGCGCGATCCGGAGACTGGACGACCTTGCCGAAGGGGATTACCGACGCGGCTCCCCCCGCTTTTTGGGGAATAATCTGTCCCGTAACCTTTTCCTGGTGGACCGTCTCACGGAGATGGCCGCGGAGAAGAAGTGCCGTCCTGCCCAGCTGGCCCTGGCGTGGTTGCTGGCCCGGGGAGAGGACATCTTCCCGATCCCGGGGACCAAGCACATAAACCGCCTGGAGGAAAACATAGGGGCATTGGAGGTGCCGCTGACGCTTCAGGAGGTCGCCCGGCTCGACGCGGCGTTCCCTGCGGGAGCCGCCGCGGGGACCCGTTACCCGGAGCAGGCGATGAAGGCGGTCTACCGGTAATCGCTCCGCGGGGGACACGCCTGGTTTTCTCGTCGAAAGGATCAGGAGTGTCCACCACTGCCAGGAATGCCC encodes the following:
- a CDS encoding aldo/keto reductase; the protein is MIRKALGKSDLIVSRLGLGCMGMSEFYGPGNEEESIRTIHRALALGVNFLDTADIYGLGGNEELVGKALRDRREQAVLATKFGNVRGKDGSWLGVNGKPDYVRSCCDASLRRLGVDVIDLYYQHRVDPETPIEETVGAMADLVRLGKVRYLGLSEAAPETIRRACAVHPITALQTEYSLWTRDPEPEVLPTCREKNMAFVAYSPLGRGALTGAIRRLDDLAEGDYRRGSPRFLGNNLSRNLFLVDRLTEMAAEKKCRPAQLALAWLLARGEDIFPIPGTKHINRLEENIGALEVPLTLQEVARLDAAFPAGAAAGTRYPEQAMKAVYR